One Methylocaldum marinum DNA window includes the following coding sequences:
- a CDS encoding TerY-C metal binding domain-containing protein produces the protein MRRLPVFFVLDVSESMIGDNLKNMEEGMQRIMQTLRTDPYALETVHMSVIAFAGMARTLVPLLEVASFYPPRLPVGSGTALGAALRHLMQELDRQVITSTPDRKGDWKPIIYLLTDGKPTDQVDEAIRTWHDRYARRAQLVAIAIGRYADLSVLKRLTDSVLVFEQSNSGDFAKFIQWMSASVLSQSRAVGQEGGITLAKTDNALLTLVKDITSSDGVPDQDCVVLVGRCRRTRHPYLMKYERVSPNFEIEGITLSTPHFAVAGCYPISEDYFEWSAPEPEGLVVSTEVLLGVPGCPNCGATSAFGRCHCGGLFCLSGDGEVVCPWCGQSVLFLPGGGEDFDVQRGRG, from the coding sequence ATGCGAAGGTTGCCGGTATTTTTCGTGCTGGACGTATCGGAGTCCATGATTGGAGACAATCTGAAGAACATGGAGGAGGGAATGCAGCGGATCATGCAGACGCTGCGCACCGACCCGTACGCCCTGGAAACCGTGCACATGTCCGTCATCGCTTTTGCCGGCATGGCGCGTACCCTGGTGCCGCTGCTCGAAGTGGCGTCTTTTTACCCTCCGCGGCTGCCGGTCGGCAGCGGCACGGCGCTGGGCGCAGCACTGCGCCACCTGATGCAGGAACTCGACCGGCAGGTCATAACCAGCACTCCGGATCGGAAAGGCGACTGGAAACCCATCATCTACCTGCTGACCGACGGCAAGCCGACTGACCAGGTCGACGAGGCGATTCGGACCTGGCACGACCGCTATGCCCGGCGCGCCCAACTCGTTGCCATCGCCATCGGCCGTTACGCCGACCTATCGGTGCTGAAACGGCTGACCGATTCCGTGCTGGTGTTCGAACAAAGCAATAGCGGGGACTTCGCCAAGTTCATCCAGTGGATGAGCGCCTCGGTACTGTCGCAGAGCCGGGCGGTCGGGCAGGAAGGCGGAATCACGCTTGCCAAGACCGACAATGCGCTGTTGACGCTGGTCAAGGACATCACCTCGTCCGACGGCGTGCCGGACCAGGATTGTGTCGTGCTGGTGGGCCGCTGCCGGCGCACCCGCCACCCCTACCTGATGAAATACGAGCGCGTGAGCCCGAACTTCGAGATCGAAGGGATCACGCTTTCGACCCCGCACTTCGCGGTGGCCGGCTGTTATCCGATATCCGAGGACTATTTCGAATGGTCGGCGCCCGAACCCGAAGGGCTGGTCGTCAGCACGGAGGTGCTTTTGGGGGTCCCCGGCTGTCCGAACTGTGGCGCTACCTCGGCGTTCGGCCGCTGTCATTGCGGCGGCCTCTTTTGCCTGAGCGGCGACGGCGAGGTGGTTTGTCCCTGGTGCGGCCAGAGCGTGCTGTTTTTGCCGGGCGGCGGCGAGGACTTCGACGTGCAGCGGGGCAGGGGATAA
- a CDS encoding PP2C family serine/threonine-protein phosphatase — protein MKSTRHDPAGEQPPSPAANAKVRFVIDRNARAGQPYQGRLTGEDSSGRAVAILEADFPQDIGLAYDPATATIAGTPTLAGEHAVRVRYRFGTADAEGGILEGRCTLIVNPDPKTLWKNVPSDKSDPYWKEDAISRLVPGSGGRRLIAASKRGRSHAHTGGFREDDFFIGGNTDGWHVLAVADGAGSAAYSRYGSKLATERAGDHVLAALSGAEGRRLAEAIEQWQGDDAGRKPVFDQAYDLLGGAALAAVTAIEDEAARKSATARDFATTSIVAAHRHVPAGHFVASFWIGDGGAGLYRRREQIVLLGRPDGGEFAGQTRFLDRALVTDADQRSRRLRIELVPEMTALMLMTDGVSDPCFETESGLAGLQRWDGLWDQLAPVLSSDRPDRALLEWLDFWSHGNHDDRTIAILS, from the coding sequence ATGAAATCGACGCGACATGATCCGGCCGGGGAACAGCCGCCATCCCCTGCGGCGAATGCCAAGGTCCGTTTTGTCATCGACCGCAACGCGAGGGCCGGACAGCCCTACCAGGGACGGTTGACCGGAGAAGATTCCTCGGGCCGTGCGGTGGCGATACTGGAAGCCGATTTTCCTCAGGATATCGGACTCGCCTACGACCCCGCCACGGCCACCATCGCGGGCACCCCCACTCTGGCCGGGGAACACGCCGTGCGGGTGCGTTATCGTTTCGGTACAGCGGATGCGGAAGGCGGAATCCTGGAAGGCCGCTGCACGCTCATCGTCAATCCCGACCCGAAGACACTGTGGAAGAACGTCCCGTCCGACAAAAGCGATCCGTACTGGAAGGAAGACGCTATCAGCCGCTTGGTGCCCGGCAGCGGCGGGCGGCGCTTGATCGCGGCGAGCAAGCGAGGCCGCTCGCACGCGCACACGGGAGGTTTCCGCGAAGACGATTTTTTCATCGGCGGCAATACGGACGGCTGGCACGTCCTGGCGGTCGCGGACGGTGCGGGGAGCGCAGCCTATTCACGGTACGGCTCCAAGCTTGCGACCGAACGGGCAGGCGACCATGTGCTCGCCGCCTTGAGCGGCGCCGAAGGGCGGCGCCTGGCGGAGGCGATCGAACAATGGCAGGGGGATGACGCCGGCAGAAAGCCGGTATTCGATCAGGCGTACGACCTGCTGGGCGGGGCGGCGCTGGCGGCGGTCACAGCCATCGAAGACGAAGCGGCCCGCAAGAGCGCCACCGCACGCGACTTCGCCACCACCTCGATCGTGGCGGCGCACCGTCATGTCCCGGCGGGCCATTTCGTCGCAAGCTTCTGGATCGGGGACGGCGGCGCGGGGCTCTATCGTCGCCGCGAGCAAATCGTACTGCTGGGACGGCCGGACGGCGGGGAATTCGCCGGGCAAACCCGATTCCTGGATCGCGCGCTCGTGACCGATGCCGATCAACGGTCCCGGCGCCTGCGGATCGAGCTGGTACCGGAGATGACCGCTCTCATGCTCATGACCGACGGGGTATCGGACCCGTGCTTCGAAACGGAGAGCGGGCTGGCCGGCCTGCAGCGGTGGGACGGTTTGTGGGATCAACTGGCTCCGGTTCTGAGCAGCGACCGGCCGGACCGGGCGCTGCTCGAATGGCTCGACTTCTGGAGCCACGGCAATCACGACGACAGGACCATCGCGATCCTGTCGTAA
- a CDS encoding helix-hairpin-helix domain-containing protein — protein MASVIKTRTLDGRPVEFIDEIIGQGAMKDVYFSPDKTYVVAFYRDRPSPQSRDRLEAITGAFRERIFRQEGGEYWKNLFCWPTGLVELHGRIGITVPSYQPHFFFRWGSKHGDFLDIRGKEKEGKWFASASNQSRFLDPRERGDRLGYLRIGVLMSRAVRRLHAAGLAHSDLSYKNVLIDPVGGNACIIDIDGLVVPDKYPPDVVGTPDFIAPEVVTTSHLPKEDPARKWPNIATDRHALAVLLYMYLLYRHPLRGDKVHDPDPQLDETLSMGERALFVEHPHDRSNRIKPENARPSEMPWKDTDRIPYTVTGPYLAPLFSRAFIDGLHQPSLRPTADEWEQALVKTTDLIQPCRNPDCAQKWYVFDNTTRPRCPFCGTPYRGLLPVLNLYSSRQEGHFKPDNHRLMVYPNQSLFPWHVDRSISPNERFSDEQKRRVGYFVLRDDAWFLVNERMPGMLDVGTKTEIPIGEKIRLQDGQQLLLSREEGGRLVVVQMVDAR, from the coding sequence ATGGCATCCGTGATAAAAACCAGGACACTCGATGGTCGGCCCGTCGAATTTATCGATGAGATCATCGGCCAGGGCGCCATGAAGGACGTCTATTTCAGTCCCGACAAAACCTATGTCGTGGCGTTCTACCGCGACAGACCGAGCCCGCAGAGCCGAGATCGGCTGGAAGCCATCACCGGTGCGTTTCGCGAGCGGATCTTCCGGCAAGAGGGCGGCGAATACTGGAAGAATCTGTTCTGCTGGCCGACCGGGCTGGTGGAGTTGCACGGGCGTATCGGGATCACGGTACCCAGCTACCAGCCGCACTTTTTCTTCCGGTGGGGTTCGAAGCACGGCGACTTCCTGGACATCCGGGGCAAGGAAAAGGAAGGCAAGTGGTTCGCCTCGGCTTCCAACCAAAGCCGCTTCCTCGACCCGCGGGAGCGGGGCGACCGGCTCGGCTACCTGCGCATCGGCGTGCTCATGTCGCGTGCGGTCCGCCGGCTGCACGCCGCGGGACTTGCGCACTCCGACCTCTCCTATAAGAACGTCTTGATCGATCCGGTCGGCGGCAATGCCTGCATCATCGATATCGATGGACTGGTTGTACCGGACAAGTACCCGCCCGACGTGGTCGGCACGCCGGATTTCATCGCCCCCGAGGTAGTGACGACCTCGCACTTGCCCAAGGAAGACCCTGCCCGAAAATGGCCGAACATCGCGACCGACCGCCATGCGCTGGCCGTGCTGCTCTACATGTATCTGCTATATCGCCATCCCTTGCGCGGCGACAAGGTACACGATCCCGACCCGCAGCTCGACGAGACCCTATCGATGGGGGAGAGGGCATTATTCGTGGAACATCCCCATGACCGCAGCAACCGCATCAAACCCGAAAACGCGCGGCCGAGCGAGATGCCGTGGAAGGATACGGACCGGATTCCCTACACGGTGACGGGCCCATACCTGGCGCCGCTTTTCAGCCGCGCTTTCATCGACGGCCTGCACCAGCCGTCGCTGCGCCCCACGGCCGACGAATGGGAACAGGCGCTGGTCAAGACGACGGACCTCATCCAGCCCTGCCGGAATCCGGACTGCGCGCAGAAATGGTACGTGTTCGACAACACCACACGACCCCGGTGTCCCTTCTGCGGCACGCCTTACCGAGGGCTGCTGCCGGTACTCAACCTCTATTCGTCACGGCAGGAGGGCCACTTCAAGCCGGACAACCACCGGCTGATGGTCTATCCGAACCAGTCGCTCTTTCCGTGGCACGTCGACCGATCCATCTCTCCGAACGAGCGGTTCTCGGACGAGCAGAAACGCCGGGTGGGTTATTTCGTACTCCGGGATGATGCCTGGTTTCTCGTGAACGAGCGCATGCCCGGGATGCTGGATGTGGGCACAAAAACCGAAATTCCCATAGGCGAAAAGATCCGTCTTCAGGACGGGCAACAATTGCTGCTGTCGCGGGAGGAGGGGGGACGGCTTGTGGTTGTGCAGATGGTTGACGCCCGGTAA
- a CDS encoding transposase family protein, with product MAGSVHDYTLMKDVFTPGSAWFEKVGLWLDLGFLGADKDYQSTQIYLPHKKPRKSKKNPNPTLTPEQKKQNRKQAATRVIVEHAIGGMKFFHCLMHRIRNHLGHFVDYFFSLSAGLWNYKIC from the coding sequence GTGGCAGGCAGCGTACATGACTACACACTCATGAAAGACGTCTTCACGCCGGGTTCAGCGTGGTTCGAGAAGGTCGGTTTATGGCTTGACTTAGGATTTCTGGGGGCGGACAAAGATTATCAAAGCACCCAAATATATCTACCCCACAAGAAACCTAGAAAATCCAAGAAAAACCCTAATCCGACATTGACGCCTGAGCAGAAGAAACAGAACAGAAAACAAGCCGCCACGCGGGTCATCGTTGAGCATGCCATCGGCGGCATGAAGTTCTTCCACTGCTTGATGCATCGGATTAGAAATCATCTGGGTCACTTCGTGGATTATTTTTTCTCACTTTCCGCCGGGCTTTGGAACTACAAAATCTGTTGA
- a CDS encoding helix-turn-helix domain-containing protein yields the protein MVSYEDVKQKPKTLMAMTSLKASEFEELLVSFAAAWDEETGRNLTKGGRPPIIASMADRLLFILFYLKTYPLQEVIAHLFGMSQPQANFTIHLLSRVLNKTLDARGHKPARLTEEMLSRLEQETRQDLGIDGTERRINRPVNDLGQRIHYSGKKNATP from the coding sequence ATGGTTTCCTACGAAGACGTGAAGCAAAAGCCGAAGACATTGATGGCCATGACCAGTCTGAAGGCCTCCGAGTTTGAGGAACTCTTGGTTTCTTTTGCGGCGGCATGGGACGAAGAAACCGGCAGGAACCTGACTAAAGGAGGGCGTCCGCCGATTATCGCGAGCATGGCCGACCGGCTGCTGTTCATCCTGTTCTATCTGAAGACCTACCCTCTGCAAGAGGTCATCGCGCATCTGTTCGGCATGAGCCAACCCCAGGCCAACTTCACGATCCACCTGTTGAGCAGGGTGCTCAATAAGACACTTGACGCCCGCGGGCACAAGCCCGCCCGGCTCACCGAGGAGATGCTGTCCAGGCTGGAGCAGGAGACGCGGCAGGACTTGGGCATAGACGGAACGGAAAGGCGCATCAACCGCCCCGTCAACGACCTGGGGCAACGCATCCACTACAGCGGTAAAAAAAATGCCACACCGTGA
- a CDS encoding transposase family protein, whose product MKNNLVGGLEDRQVKYLGSTHEGKKHDKKICDEEGTRFPDGVELYRDSGFQGHELANVTVHQPKKRPRNGRLSADDQEANRLRSSIRVIIEHILSGIKRCRVVKDVFRNTKEGYDDVVIELACGLHNYRRYCRNQSY is encoded by the coding sequence GTGAAGAACAACCTTGTCGGCGGCCTGGAGGACCGGCAGGTCAAGTACTTGGGCTCGACCCATGAGGGCAAGAAGCACGACAAGAAGATCTGCGACGAAGAAGGGACCCGGTTCCCCGACGGCGTCGAGCTGTATCGCGACAGCGGCTTCCAGGGACACGAACTGGCGAATGTCACAGTCCACCAGCCGAAGAAGAGGCCGCGCAACGGCCGGCTTTCGGCCGACGACCAGGAGGCTAACCGGCTCCGCTCAAGCATCCGCGTGATCATCGAACACATCCTCTCGGGAATCAAGCGGTGCCGCGTCGTCAAAGACGTGTTCAGGAACACCAAGGAAGGCTACGACGATGTCGTCATTGAATTGGCCTGCGGCCTGCACAATTACAGGCGCTACTGCCGAAACCAGAGTTATTGA
- a CDS encoding DUF262 domain-containing protein, which translates to MMDTSASNRRLRTLLTAIRSGELVPRPDFQRRLVWNNKDKNLFIQTVLEGLPFPEIYIAAGKVDSRTGEGSEVLVDGQQRISTLFQYFTDSADLRLSAETPKYSSLPQEKQIEFLEYKVVVRDLGALPIDDIKRVFQRINSTSYGLNAMEMNNSRYAGAFKQLADWLASQDVLNELGVFSANDIRRMNDLRYCSAMLASILGPYFNRDKEIEDFLSKYDEFVPEEEKIRAGVTKVLDLISAMNFPKESRARKKSDFFTLFVEIYRHFDASDKPISPSVLREELDQFFAAVDAAGPDDNSDAGKYYCATLQASNDRMSRITRGKMISALIDSAANKTVNRTP; encoded by the coding sequence ATGATGGATACATCGGCATCGAATCGACGACTAAGAACGCTGCTAACTGCTATTCGGAGCGGAGAACTTGTTCCGCGGCCCGACTTTCAGCGTAGGCTGGTATGGAACAACAAAGACAAAAACCTATTTATTCAAACAGTGCTGGAGGGTTTGCCGTTCCCGGAAATATATATAGCCGCTGGCAAAGTGGACTCAAGAACAGGAGAGGGTTCTGAGGTTCTTGTCGATGGCCAACAAAGAATAAGCACCCTATTCCAATATTTCACCGATTCCGCTGACCTTAGGCTGTCGGCTGAGACCCCCAAGTACAGCAGTCTTCCTCAAGAGAAACAAATCGAGTTCCTTGAGTACAAGGTGGTAGTGCGTGATCTCGGTGCGCTGCCAATAGATGATATAAAACGTGTATTTCAGCGGATCAATTCAACTTCGTATGGCCTCAATGCCATGGAGATGAATAACTCTAGGTACGCTGGGGCATTTAAACAATTGGCAGATTGGCTGGCATCGCAGGATGTGCTCAATGAACTGGGTGTATTTTCTGCCAACGACATTCGGCGGATGAATGACCTTCGTTATTGCTCGGCGATGTTGGCCAGTATCTTAGGACCTTATTTCAACCGAGACAAAGAGATCGAGGACTTTCTCTCAAAGTATGATGAGTTTGTGCCAGAGGAGGAGAAGATTAGAGCTGGCGTTACAAAGGTGCTCGATCTCATTTCGGCTATGAATTTCCCAAAGGAGTCGAGGGCTAGAAAAAAATCCGATTTCTTTACGCTGTTCGTTGAGATATATCGACATTTTGATGCTTCAGATAAACCCATCAGCCCTTCGGTCTTGCGGGAAGAGCTTGACCAGTTTTTTGCCGCAGTCGATGCTGCCGGTCCTGACGATAATTCAGATGCAGGTAAATACTATTGCGCTACGCTTCAAGCCAGCAATGACCGCATGAGCAGGATTACGCGTGGAAAGATGATTTCCGCACTGATCGATAGCGCAGCTAACAAGACGGTCAACCGGACTCCCTAA
- a CDS encoding helix-turn-helix domain-containing protein produces the protein MIYDKFSQITDDRIVASLIGMPKAKFTALVKVFESAAQAIDRERVEKGEIKHVKQGGPKGYLDSYEKKLFFVLYYLKTYPTFDVLGFHFGFSGGHAHAHIDRLLPVLVRALTSLNVMPERTLTTPEEFSQLIDQYKNIAIDGVEVACVRPQDETEQEKHYSGEGAQEA, from the coding sequence ATGATCTACGACAAATTTAGCCAAATAACCGATGACCGCATCGTGGCATCGTTGATTGGAATGCCCAAGGCGAAGTTCACAGCCCTCGTCAAAGTATTCGAGTCGGCCGCTCAAGCCATCGATCGAGAGCGTGTCGAAAAGGGCGAGATAAAACACGTCAAACAGGGCGGCCCTAAAGGTTATCTTGATTCTTACGAGAAAAAGCTGTTTTTCGTTTTGTACTATCTGAAAACCTATCCCACTTTTGACGTTCTGGGCTTTCATTTCGGTTTTAGTGGCGGACATGCCCATGCCCACATCGACCGGTTGCTGCCGGTTTTAGTGCGAGCGTTGACAAGCCTCAACGTCATGCCGGAGCGCACGCTAACAACCCCAGAAGAATTCTCTCAACTCATTGATCAATATAAGAACATAGCGATCGATGGCGTGGAGGTCGCTTGCGTTCGACCCCAAGATGAAACTGAACAGGAAAAGCATTACAGCGGAGAAGGAGCACAGGAAGCGTAG
- a CDS encoding transposase family protein, translated as MKDVFTPGSAWFEKVNLWLDLGFLGADKDYQSTQIHLPHKKPRKSKKNPNPTLTPEQKKQNRKQAATRVIVEHAIGGMKFYHCMMHRIRNHLGHFVDYFFSLSAGLWNYKIC; from the coding sequence ATGAAAGACGTCTTCACGCCGGGTTCAGCGTGGTTCGAGAAGGTCAATTTATGGCTTGACTTAGGATTTCTGGGCGCGGACAAAGATTATCAAAGTACCCAAATACATCTACCCCACAAGAAACCTAGAAAATCCAAGAAAAACCCTAATCCGACATTGACGCCTGAGCAGAAGAAACAGAACAGAAAACAAGCCGCCACGCGGGTCATCGTTGAGCATGCCATCGGTGGCATGAAGTTCTACCACTGCATGATGCATCGGATTAGAAATCATCTGGGTCACTTCGTGGATTATTTTTTCTCACTTTCCGCCGGGCTTTGGAACTACAAAATCTGTTGA
- a CDS encoding IS4 family transposase, whose amino-acid sequence MAWAKDEFGGAVLGDSRLTKRLIRLADDLSSNPTASIPIACGGWGETKAAYRLLDNEALDWRAMLEAHRPPTIGRMVGLERVLCLQDTTELDFTSQPGIVGLGRLSYERQHGMYLHPTLAVSESGVALGVLDAWMWARKPKSEADVPESLRWIEGYERVAELAAQVPSTRLVYVADREGDIRALLDRAAALGHPADYLVRARHDRVLAEGGKLRAQVESQSALGEVEFALPPAPGRTGRTVVQSLRMARVTLARCGSKTCEVTVILAREESPPAGEKPIEWLLLTHEAVETLDEACLRIAWYRRRWLVEIFFRILKSGCRVEALQLATVERLERALVVYLIIAWRILHLVTLGRDCPQLPCEVVFAPEEWQAAWLVAKRQPPPETPPTLGEMTRMVAGFGGFPGRKGDGHPGPKALWEGMLKLMAYVEAFQAARNVYGVG is encoded by the coding sequence GTGGCGTGGGCGAAAGATGAGTTTGGCGGGGCGGTGTTGGGAGACTCACGCTTGACGAAGCGATTGATCCGGCTGGCCGACGATTTGTCGTCGAATCCGACGGCGAGCATCCCCATCGCTTGTGGCGGCTGGGGGGAGACCAAGGCAGCTTATCGGTTGTTGGACAATGAGGCGCTGGACTGGCGCGCCATGCTGGAGGCGCATCGCCCACCGACAATCGGCCGAATGGTCGGCCTGGAGCGGGTGCTGTGCCTGCAGGATACGACGGAGTTGGATTTTACCAGCCAGCCTGGGATCGTGGGCCTGGGGCGCTTGAGCTATGAGCGGCAACACGGGATGTACCTGCATCCGACTCTGGCGGTGAGTGAAAGTGGGGTGGCGTTGGGGGTGCTGGACGCCTGGATGTGGGCGCGCAAGCCCAAGAGCGAGGCGGACGTGCCGGAAAGCCTGCGCTGGATCGAAGGCTATGAGCGGGTGGCAGAACTGGCGGCACAGGTTCCTTCGACCCGATTGGTCTATGTAGCCGACCGCGAGGGTGACATCCGTGCGCTGTTGGACCGCGCGGCGGCGCTGGGGCATCCGGCGGATTATCTGGTGCGGGCGCGGCATGACCGGGTGCTGGCCGAGGGTGGGAAACTGCGCGCCCAAGTGGAAAGCCAGTCGGCGCTAGGGGAGGTGGAATTTGCCTTGCCGCCGGCGCCGGGGCGGACGGGCCGGACCGTGGTGCAAAGCCTGCGCATGGCGCGGGTGACGCTGGCGCGGTGCGGTAGCAAAACCTGCGAGGTCACTGTGATCTTGGCGCGGGAAGAGTCGCCGCCGGCCGGCGAGAAGCCCATCGAGTGGCTGTTGCTCACCCATGAAGCAGTCGAGACCCTAGACGAGGCGTGTCTGCGCATCGCCTGGTACCGCCGGCGCTGGCTGGTAGAGATTTTCTTCCGCATTTTGAAAAGCGGCTGCCGGGTCGAGGCCCTGCAATTGGCGACGGTGGAGCGCTTGGAACGAGCGTTGGTGGTTTATCTGATCATCGCCTGGCGGATTCTGCACTTGGTTACGCTGGGCCGCGACTGTCCGCAGTTGCCTTGCGAGGTCGTTTTCGCTCCCGAGGAATGGCAGGCGGCGTGGTTGGTGGCGAAACGCCAGCCGCCGCCCGAAACGCCGCCTACGCTAGGGGAGATGACCCGGATGGTCGCCGGCTTCGGCGGCTTCCCGGGACGCAAGGGCGACGGCCATCCCGGCCCCAAGGCGCTTTGGGAGGGCATGCTGAAGCTCATGGCGTACGTTGAGGCGTTTCAGGCCGCCCGCAATGTCTATGGCGTCGGCTGA
- a CDS encoding SRPBCC family protein, which translates to MKIAIETVIKANLSSVWNAWNNPEDIKQWNAASDDWHTIRSTVDLREGGKFLSRMEAKDGSMGFDFEGTYTRIVPHKIIEYRMSDGREVEVEFVERADNILVKTVFDAESENPPEMQRAGWQAILDNFGRYVEMKR; encoded by the coding sequence ATGAAAATCGCCATCGAGACCGTGATAAAGGCTAATCTGAGCAGCGTCTGGAATGCTTGGAACAACCCTGAGGACATCAAGCAGTGGAACGCAGCCTCGGACGACTGGCACACCATACGGAGCACCGTGGATCTACGCGAAGGCGGGAAGTTTCTGTCGCGCATGGAAGCCAAGGACGGCAGCATGGGCTTTGACTTCGAGGGTACATATACCCGCATCGTGCCTCATAAGATCATCGAATATCGGATGAGCGACGGCCGGGAGGTCGAGGTTGAATTCGTCGAGCGCGCCGACAACATCCTCGTGAAAACGGTGTTCGACGCCGAGAGCGAGAACCCGCCGGAGATGCAGCGCGCAGGTTGGCAGGCCATCTTGGACAATTTCGGGCGATATGTGGAGATGAAGCGTTAG
- a CDS encoding aminotransferase class V-fold PLP-dependent enzyme, which translates to MPGLLPSVDPDGLLEYSVVYTDRATNHMSKVFQESMRDISRILKTVYNGQTAIVVPGSGTFGMEAVARQFATGRKCLVIRNGWFSYRWIQIFEMGNIPSDSIVLSARPVEPEPQPAYVPAPLEEVVSTISREKPDLVFAPHVETSAGMILPDEYLRTVADAVHAVGGMFVLDCIASGTVWVDMRQLGVDILVSAPQKDWSAPPCCGLVMLSPAARDRIETTTSTSFAADLKRWMQIMETYELGGHAYHATMPTDALRSLRNVMLETESYGFAKARHEQLELGRRVRSVLTERGVKSVAAVGFGAPGVVVCYTSDDAIKTGKKFADLGLQIAAGVPLQCGEGADFRTFRIGLFGLDKLQNIDRTVATLAQALDQIEKF; encoded by the coding sequence GTGCCTGGATTACTACCCAGCGTCGACCCGGATGGCCTGCTTGAATACTCGGTTGTCTACACCGACCGTGCGACCAACCACATGTCGAAAGTGTTTCAGGAAAGCATGCGCGACATTTCGCGCATTCTTAAGACCGTCTACAACGGCCAAACTGCCATTGTCGTACCCGGATCCGGCACCTTCGGCATGGAGGCCGTGGCACGCCAGTTCGCCACAGGCAGAAAATGTTTGGTCATACGTAACGGCTGGTTCAGCTATCGCTGGATCCAGATCTTCGAGATGGGCAACATCCCATCGGATTCCATCGTCTTGAGCGCGCGCCCGGTCGAACCCGAGCCGCAGCCCGCCTACGTCCCGGCTCCCCTCGAAGAAGTCGTGAGTACGATCAGCCGCGAAAAGCCGGACCTCGTGTTCGCGCCGCACGTCGAAACATCGGCCGGCATGATCCTGCCCGATGAATATTTGCGCACTGTGGCGGATGCGGTACACGCCGTCGGCGGCATGTTCGTGCTCGACTGCATCGCATCCGGCACGGTGTGGGTCGATATGCGCCAACTCGGGGTGGATATCTTGGTCAGCGCCCCGCAGAAAGACTGGAGCGCCCCACCCTGCTGCGGGCTGGTCATGTTGAGTCCGGCCGCGCGCGACCGCATCGAAACCACCACCAGCACCAGCTTCGCCGCCGACCTGAAGCGCTGGATGCAGATCATGGAAACCTACGAACTGGGCGGCCACGCCTATCACGCCACCATGCCGACCGACGCCCTGCGTTCTTTGCGAAACGTCATGCTTGAAACCGAATCGTACGGATTCGCCAAGGCGCGCCACGAGCAACTTGAACTCGGTCGCAGGGTGCGTTCGGTGTTAACCGAACGCGGCGTGAAATCTGTCGCTGCGGTCGGCTTCGGCGCGCCCGGTGTGGTTGTCTGCTACACCAGCGACGACGCCATCAAGACCGGCAAGAAATTCGCCGATCTCGGACTGCAGATCGCGGCGGGCGTCCCGCTGCAATGCGGCGAAGGCGCCGATTTCAGGACCTTCCGCATCGGCTTGTTCGGACTCGACAAGCTACAAAACATCGACCGTACAGTCGCAACACTGGCACAGGCCCTGGACCAGATCGAAAAGTTCTGA